A stretch of Henckelia pumila isolate YLH828 chromosome 4, ASM3356847v2, whole genome shotgun sequence DNA encodes these proteins:
- the LOC140862386 gene encoding uncharacterized protein encodes MGGSNLKPRTYGQVFALRNDQAMEENERVIAGASQSLISARFFKHHKLQYINLDVVISVSTTTGQSMLAKRLVVGCSLEFEGNVLMENLMVLAMEDFDCILGIGIFTYRALLDCYQKLGARPKIPLVSALRPCQSLESREKVYLIYAIDMSARSVGIKGLPVVNEFPDLFSDEIHGFPPVKVDCVADTSRESVVRKIE; translated from the exons ATGGGAGGTTCTAATCTGAAACCTCGTACTTATGGTCAGGTGTTTGCATTAAGGAATGATCAGgcaatggaggagaatgagagggTTATCGCTG gtgcatctcaaTCCTTAATATCTGCTCGATTTTTCAAGCATCATAAGTTACAATACATTAACCTAGATGTAGTGATTTCTGTTTCTACAACGACGGGTCAGTCTAtgttggctaagcgtctagtggttGGTTGCTCTTTAGAGTTTGAGGGGAATGTTTTGATGGAGAATCTCATGGtattagcaatggaggattttgattgcatctTGGGCATAGGTATCTTTACTTACCGAGCTTTACTGGACTGCTACCAGAAATTG GGAGCGCGACCTAAGATTCCTTTGGTATCGGCTTTGAGACCCTGTCAATCTTTAGAGTCTCGCGAGAAAGTCTATCTCATCTATGCTATTGATATGTCCGCTAGAAGTGTTGGTATCAAGGGTTTGccagttgtgaatgaatttcctGATCTATTTTCCGATGAGATTCATGGTTTTCCTCCAGTCAAAGTG gattgtgttgcagacaCTTCGAGAGAATCAGTTGTACGCaaaattgagtaa